The segment TTGCCTGGGTCGGCGCCGATGAGGCGCTGGTCAACGAGGGCCGCCCGCTGCCGTCGGCCAGGGTAGCGACGCTGATCGGGCTTCTCGAACCGCCGGACGACGACATATAGCCGGGCCGTTGCAATCAGAGGCGGGGGCGTCGGGACAGAGGCCAGGGGTGGCGCAAGCATGGTTTGAGGCGGGAGGTCTTGAAGCGCGTAGGCAGACGAACCTTCTCGTCCATCGGTGCTGATCGGCCGCCTTGCTGCTATTCGACGATGTTACTTGCTCTAAAAACAGAAAGAAGGAGGAAGTGATGAAAGACGTCCCATTTTCCGAGCCGATCACGCTCAGGCTGCAATCCGTCGGAGAGCGCAAGGTCACCAGCAGCTGGGAAGCCATCGAATGCATGCAGCAGTGGCCGGACCGGGCGCGCGGCCGGAGCTGGCGCGCAGCCTATCGCGCCTGCCGCGACGCGCTCGACGGTTGGCGCACCGCACGCGAGGCTCGAACCGCGTTCGTCAAGGCGGCGCGCACCGCCGGACTGCTGGTTACGGGACGTAAATCCACCTGAATGCCAAGAGGCGGCACCTTCATGAAGGCGCCGCCTTTCTTCTATCTCGCTTATCTCATATCTCACTGCAGCGTAATGACGCCGTCCACCGCCCGCCATTCGGAGGGCTGGATCAGACGGTGATGGGCGACGCGCACGGAATGCAGCGGGCCCTCGATCTCACGTTCCCAAAAGTCGAGGAAATGCTTCAGTGTCGGGAAATCCGGGGCGATGTCGTATTTCTGCCAGATGAAGAGCTGCAGCAGGTCCCGATAGTCGGGAAGGCGATAATGGATCTCCGCCGTCGTCAGGCCAAAACCCTGCATCTGGAGCTGGAATTCGTTGCTGACCATGCACGTCTCCTTTCTGTCGTACAATCAGACGCCGATGCGGTGGTATGACGACAGGATCGCGCGCTTCTCATCAACGTCGAGCGTCGCATCGCCAGCGTGCATGATCGAAATGCCGGGATCGAGCAAACCGGCTGGGATCGGTCATCGCACTCCATCGCATCCTCCGCATGGAACAACGGCTCCGCTTCCTCATCGGTTCCGGCCGCCGCCAGGCGGTGCCGGATCGATGGCGATGTCGGAAGCTTGCGCCGCGATTTCAAGCTGCATCCGCCGCTTCAAACCCTTGGAATAGCGCTGATATCAGCGGGTTTTGGCACTCGAACATGGCGAGTGCTAAAATTTTTTCGGCATCCTCTTGAAAGCCTGAACCGGCAGACTAACTCGATAGGCGCGCGATGCCTGAGCAGGGGTCGCGCACCGTCGCATCGACCGTTGCAGCGGTCGGCTGCGAAGGGAGGTCCAAGAAAATCTGTTTGTCCTATGAGGAGAACGACATGGCGTTCCGTCCATTGCATGACCGTATCCTGGTCCGCCGCATCGAGGTCGACGAGAAGACCGCAGGCGGCATCATCATTCCTGACACAGCCAAGGAGAAGCCGCAGGAAGGCGAGGTCATCGCCGCCGGCCCCGGCGCGCGCGACGATAGCGGACAGCTGCAGCCGCTCGACGTCAAGGTCGGCGACCGCATCCTGTTCGGCAAATGGTCGGGCACCGAGATCAAGCTCAACGGCGAGGATCTGCTCATCATGAAGGAAAGCGACGTGCTGGGCGTGATCGAATTGAGCGACAAGATGCAGAAGGCCGCCTGAGCGGGGCCTGAACAAGCAATCAGTCAACGAAAAGCTGCCTATTTGAAGGAGTTATCCAATGGCTGCCAAGGATGTGAAATTCCATACCGAAGCCCGCGAGAAGATGTTGCGCGGTGTCAACATCCTCGCCGACGCGGTGAAAGTGACGCTCGGCCCCAAGGGCCGCAATGTCGTCCTCGACAAGTCGTTCGGCGCCCCGCGCATCACCAAGGACGGCGTCACCGTGGCGAAGGAGATCGAGCTCGAGGACAAGTTCGAGAATATGGGTGCGCAAATGGTGCGCGAGGTGGCGTCGAAGACCAGCGACGTCGCCGGCGACGGCACCACGACCGCGACCGTCCTGGCGCAGTCGATCGTCCAGGAAGGCGCCAAGGCGGTTGCCGCCGGCATGAACCCGATGGACCTGAAGCGCGGTATCGACAAGGCGGTCGACGCCATCGTCGGCGAACTCAAGGCCAATGCCCGCAAGGTGACCAGGAACGACGAGATCGCCCAGGTCGGCGCCATCTCGGCCAATGGCGATGCCGAGATCGGCCGCTTCCTCGCCGAAGCGATGGAGAAGGTCGGCAATGAGGGCGTCATCACGGTCGAGGAGGCCAAGACCGCCGAGACCGAGTTGGAAGTGGTCGAGGGCATGCAGTTCGACCGCGGCTATCTCAGTCCCTATTTCATCACCAACCAGGACAAGATGCGCGTCGAGCTCGAAGTGCCCTATCTGCTGATCCACGAGAAGAAGCTTTCCAACCTGCAGGCCATGCTGCCGGTGCTCGAAGCCGCAGTGCAATCGGGCAAGCCGCTGCTGATCATCGCCGAGGATGTCGAAGGCGAGGCGCTGGCGACGCTGGTCGTCAACAAGCTGCGCGGCGGCCTGAAGGTTGCAGCCGTCAAGGCGCCGGGTTTTGGTGATCGCCGCAAGGCGATGCTGGAAGACATCGCCATCCTGACCGGCGGCACGGCAATCAGCGAGGATCTCGGCATCAAGCTCGAAAACGTCACGCTGGAGATGCTCGGCCGCGCCAAAAAAGTGGTGATCGAGAAAGAGAACACCACCATCGTCGACGGCGCCGGCCGCAAGGACGAGATCCAGGGCCGCATCACCCAGATCAAGGCGCAGATCGAGGAGACCACCTCCGACTACGACCGCGAGAAGCTGCAGGAGCGGCTGGCCAAGCTCGCCGGTGGCGTCGCCGTCATCCGCGTCGGCGGCTCGACCGAGGTCGAGGTCAAGGAGCGCAAGGACCGCGTCGACGACGCCATGCACGCCACCCGCGCTGCGGTCGAGGAAGGCATACTGCCTGGCGGCGGCGTGGCGCTGCTCAGGGCGGCGAAGGCGCTCGACAATGTCGCCGTCGACAATCCCGACCAGAAGACCGGCGTCGAGATCGTGCGTCGGGCCATTGAGCAGCCGGTGCGCCAGATCGCCGAGAATGCCGGTGCGGAAGGTTCGATCATCGTCGGCAAGCTGCGCGAGAAGACCGAATTCGGCTATGGCTGGAACGCCCAGACCAATGAGTTCGGCGATCTCTTCGCGCAAGGCGTGATCGACCCGGCCAAAGTGGTGCGCGCCGCACTCCAGGACGCTGCGTCGGTCGCCGGCCTGCTCGTCACCACCGAGGCGATGGTGGCCGAGAAGCCGAAGAAGGAAGCTGCCGCACCGGCAATGCCCGGCGGCGGCGGCATGGACTTCTAAAGAGACCGTTTGGAAACTCTACTCTGGCGGCCATCTGATGGCGTTTTCTGCGCTTCCGGTGCTCACGGACCCAAATGTCCGCTGCGCGCCGGTTCTCGAAACCACCACCATATGACTCGCCAGAGCGAATTTCGAAACAGTCTCTGAGATCAGCCTCCAAGCGAGGCTTCTAAACGGCAGATCGACCGTGTCCGCCAAAAGCGGGCACGGTCTTGCCGGTCCGGACCAATGCGGAGCAGGTGTTGCCATGGATATGTTGGACAGTTTTGGAGAGATCGCGGCGCCGACCCGCCCGAAGAACGATTTCAACTATGAAACCGATTGCAGGGCGGCGCTGGCGCCCTTGGTCGACGGCTTGCTGGATAAGGCCGAGCAGGCCGGCTGGGATCGCCGCAAGTCGGCCTATACGCTGATGTTCCTGTCGGCCCAACGCGTGGGGGCCGGCAAGGAGGAGCGCAGTTGATTGCCGCGTGTTACGGTGGAATGGAGACAGTTGAAAGGAGAGTGTCATGGACCGTTCTTCTTTTGAAAAGCCGGTCACCATCCTTACCGGCCTCGGCACGCCGACCAGGATAGAAAGCGCGGCTGAGGCCTATGCGCTGCTTGCCGACTGGCCGCGGGCGAGCCGGACGGCCGCGCATGACATCGCCGCCAAAGCCTGCCGGGCGGCGATGGACGGAGAGATCGACGCCGAGACGGCGCGGGCGACCTTCGTGGCGTTCGCCCGCCGCAACGATCTTCTCGCGCCGCAGACGAGCTCGACGGTTGCGGGTGGACCGGTCGCCGATTGGGCGCGTTCGCAGCGTCTCAACGCACCGGCGTGAGCGGTAGCCTTTCATCGAATGTTCGAGATTGGCGAAAGCCGAGGTGACACCAATCTCCCCCCTTGAGGGGGAGATGTCCGGCAGGACAGAGGGGGGTGCTGTCCCGCAAGCGTTGCGCGATCTAGCTCCGTACCAACACTCAACACGTGTCCGCGCCTGCCAGGCCGGCTACGATCACGATGTGCTGGCAGACATTGTCGATGTCGCGAATGACGTCGTCGTTCCAGAAACGCAGGATGGTCCAGCCAGTCGCCCTCCAGCCTCGAGCTTCTGTAGGCATCGGATGCCGAGGCTTCGGCCTGAGCGTGCTGGGAGCCGTCGAGTTCGACGATCAGCTTTTTGTCCGGACAGGCAAAATCGACAATGTAGCCGGCTATCGGCATCTGTCGCCGAAACGACAATCCCATGAGACGGTGCGCCCTAATCTCATTCCAGAGCTTCAGCTCGGCGTCCGTCATGGCCTTGCGCATCTTGCGCGCATTGCCGCGGTTGCGGGGAGGTACGGGATAGTGGTTCACTGCCTTGATCTCTCCGCCCTACGGTCGAGGACCCCCCTCTGTCCTTCCGGACATCTCCCCCTCAAGGGGGGAGATTGGATGTCGCTTCGGCTTTCGCCAATCTCGGAAGATGCGCTACCGGCGAAGCTGCCAATCTCCCCCCTTGAGGGGGGAGATGTCCGGCAGGACAGAGGGGGGTACTGTCCCGCCGACCTCCGCCGATCTAGGTCTGTACCTCCCCAACCCTCACCGCCTTACCCGTGATTTCAGCCAGCGGTCGAAGGCCACGGCGAGGATCAGGATCAGGCCGATGACGATGCTTTGCGTGTAGGACGAGACGTTGTTGAACTGCAGCCCGTTCTGCAGCACGCCGATCAGTGCTGCACCCACCACCGTGCCGCCGACCGAGCCGATGCCGCCGAACAGCGAGGTGCCGCCGATGACCACCGCCGAGATCACGGTCAGCTCGTAGCCGATGCCGGCGACGGCTTCCGAGGAATTGAGCCTGGCCGACAGCACGAAGGCGGCAAGGCCGGCGAAGAAGCCGACGATGACGTAGACCGAGATCAGGATACGGTCGACGCGCAGGCCCGACAGCCGCGCCGCCTCGGCATTGCCGCCGACAGCGTAGACGGCGCGGCCGTAGCGCGTGTAGCGCAGCACGATGTGGCAGAGGATCGCGGCGATCGCGAAGATGATCGCCGGCACCGGGACCGGGCCGATCAGCCCGGTGCCGAACCAGCGCATCGAGGCGTCGAAGCCGGAGATCGGGCCGCCATTGGAGATCGTCAGCGTCAGGCCGCGAAACACGGTGAGGCCGCCAAGCGTGACGACGAAGGGCGGCACCTTCAGCCGGGTGATGGCGAAGCCCTGGACGCCGCCGGCCAGGGCGCCGACGACGACGGCGGCCAGAAGGGCGGCGAACCAGCCATGGCCTTGCGCGCCGGACGTCGACAGCGACAGCGTGTTGGCGGTGCCGCCCTTGGCCACCACCGCCGCGACCATGCCGCAGAAAGCCAGCAGCGAACCGACCGACAGGTCGATGCCGGCAGTGAGGATGACGAAGGTCATGCCGAGCGCGATCAGCCCGGTGATCGAGATCTGCCGCATGATGTTGAAGATGTTGATCGGGTCGATGAAGCTCGGCTTCAGCACGGTGAAGACGACGATCAGCAGCGCCAGGAACATCAGCGGGCCAAAACTCATCAGCAGGCGCGCGACATTGATGCCGCCGCGCTGGCCCTGTTCGGTCGTGCTGGTCATTGCGTCGCTTCCTGCGTTTGATCGAGCGCCATCAGTTCCATCAGTTTTTCCTCTGTCGCCTCGATGCCTGGCATCTCGCCGGTGATGCGGCCGCGCCGCATGGTGACGATCCTGTCCGACACCGCAAGCACTTCGGGCAATTCCGACGAGATCATCATGATGGCGATGCCGCGCGCCGCGAGCTGCACCAGGATCTGGTGCACCTCGGCTTTGGCGCCGACATCGACGCCGCGCGTTGGTTCATCTACAATCAGCACCTTGGGGTCGCGTGCCAGCCAGCGGGCGAGGATGACCTTCTGCTGGTTGCCGCCGGACAGCCCCTCGATAGGCTGCTCGGGCGAGGCCATGCGGATCGACAGCGTTTTTCTGTAGCCCGCCAGTGCCTGGCGCTCGCGGCGTTCGGCCATGAAGCCGAGAGCGTTGGAGTAGCGGCGCAGTGCTGCGACGGAAAAGTTGGTGAGGATGCCAAGCGCGGCGAAGATCGCCTGGTGCTTGCGGTCTTCCGGAACCAGGCCGATGCCGAGCGCGATGGCGTCGGCGGGTGTTTCAGGCGCGATCGTCTTGCCGTCGAGGGTGATGGTGCCGGCGGCGATGCGGTCGGCGCCGAAGATGGCGCGGGCAAGTTCGGTGCGGCCGGAGCCGACGAGGCCGGCGACGCCGAGGATCTCGCCCGCCTTGAGGTCGAGATCGACGCCTTCGAGCACGATGGCGTGCGGCGCCTGCGGATCGCGCACCGTGCGCAGGCCGCGCACCGAAAGCCTGACGTCGCCGGCGACGTCGCGCAGCGTCGGCCTGGCATAAAGCTCGGACGCGGCGCGGCCGACCATTTTTTCGATGATTTTGGGCAGCTTGATCGGTCCGCCATCGCGGTCGAGATGGCCGGCCAACCGGCCGTCGCGCAGCACCGTCATGCGGTCGCAGATGGCAGAGGCCTCTTCCAGCCGGTGGGTGACGAACATGATGGCGACGCCGTCCTTGCGCAGCCGGCCCATGATCGACATCAGTTTTTGCACTTCGGTTTCGGTCAGCGCCGAGGTCGGCTCGTCCATGATGATGAGACGGCTTTTTAGCGACAGCGCGCGGGCGATCTCGACCAGCTGCTGCTCGGCCACCGACAGCGCCGACACCGGCGTCGCCGGGTCGAGGTCCAGGCCGACGCGGGCGATGATGGCACGCGAGTCTACCTCCATCTTGCGCCAGCTGACCAGGCCGAATCGCCCGAGCGGCGCGCGGCCGATAAAAATGTTCTCCGCCACGGTCAGCGTCGGGATCAGGCTCAGTTCCTGGTAGATGGTGACGATGCCGAGGCGCTTGGCATCCTGCGGATTGTGCGGATTGAATTCGACGCCGTCGAAGACGACGCGGCCGCTGGACGGTGGCATCACGCCGGACAGGATCTTGAGCAGCGTCGACTTGCCGGCGCCGTTCTCGCCGAGCAGGCCGAGGATTTCGCCGGGTCGAACCTCGAGCGAGACATCGCTGAGCGCGGTCACGCCGGCAAAGCGCTTGGTCACGCCCTCTACGGCAAGGAGGGCGGGAGATGATGTTGCGGCTTCAGCGACGGACAAAAATTGCTCCTGGATTGCGATTGCCGGCGGGACAGCACCCCCCTCTGTCCTGCCGGACATCTCCCCCTCAAGGGGGGAGATTGGATGTCACCTCGGCTTTCGCCAATCTTCCTGCGTTGCAGAAAAGGCGCCATCGGCGAAGCTGCCGATCTCCGCCCAAGTGGGGGAGATGCCCGGCAGGGCAGAGGGGGGCGCTGTCCCGCCGGCCTCACCAATTGCCCTACTTCGTCTCGCCAAGCCTTTCCGCCTTGTCGAGATTGTCCTTGCCGATGACGATCGGCGTCAGCAGGACGAGCTTTTCCTTCGGCTCGGTCTTGTCCCTGGCATAGGCGACGGCGATCTGCACCGCGGTGCGCGACTGCTCGCCGGGGAACTGCTCGACGGTGCCGGCCAGCTTGCCGTCGCGCACGGCGACCAGCGCTTCGGGAAGCGCATCGAAGCCGTAGATCTTGACGTCGGTGAAGTTGCGCGCCGCGCAGGCTTCGACCGCGCCCAGCGCCATGTCGTCATTGGCGCAGATGATCGCGTCGGGCTTGCCGTTGGCGGCAAGGCCGGCCTCGGTGACGGACAGCGCCTCGGCGCGGGCGAAATTGGCGGTCTGCTCGAAGACGATCTGGTATTTGTCCTTCAGCGGATCGAGAACGTTGTGCACGCCCTTGTTGCGGTCGATCGCCGGGCCGGCGCCGGGCTGGCCCTGCAGATGGAAGATCTTGGCGCCGTTCGGGAACGCCGCCACCATGGCCTGCGCTTCGGCCTCGCCGCCCTTGACATTGTCGGCGCCGACATGGGCGAGAATGCCTTCGACACCGTCGACGCGACGGTCGATGGTGACGACGGGGACGCCGGCCTGGATCGCCTGCTCGATGGCCGGGGCCAGCGCGTTGACGTCGAGTGGCGAGATGACGATGGCGTTGACCTTCTGCACGAGCGCTGCCTCGATGTCGGCGGTCTGCTTGGGCGCCGAGTTCTGGCCGTCGCTTTCGACAAGGTTGACGCCCTGCGCCTGCGCCTCCGCTTTGATCTGGTTCAGCATGTGCACGAAGAATGGAAAGCCGAGGCTCGGCACCGAACCGAGGATGGTCAGCTTGTCCTGGGCGAGGGCCAGTTGCGGAGCGGCCAGCGCCAATGTGCCCGTCGCCACGGACGACAGCAGGAATTCACGTCTGTTCATCAATTCAGTCTCCTCCCACATGAGCGCATGAACCCGAAAACCGGTTCCGGTTTTCCGAAAATTCCTGCGTCGATCCAGAAATGGAGTGTCCTTTGAGCGCCCTGGGGACGCAACGGCGCTCCAGCCGGTCCACCGCGACGTTCTCCTCCGCTCGGCGCCGGCGGGCGGATGCTAGCCAAGCCCGGAGATTTGCGCAAGAACGGGCGGGGCCGGCTCATGGCGGCGCCCATGCCGGCAAAGCGCTTGGTCACGCCGTCGACGGCGAGGAGGGCGGGAGAGGGCAGGGGCTTCGGCTGCGGGCAAGGTTGCTTCCTTGATGCAGTTTTTCACGCCATCTCTTGGCGCTTGAACACCCCCCTCTGTCCTGCCGGACATCTCCCCCCTCAAGGGGGAGATCGGATGTCGTCACGGCTTTCGCCAATCACCAGCGTTGAAGAAAAGGCGCAGCCAGCGAAGCTGCCGATCTCCCCCTTGAGGGGGAGATGGCCGGCAGGCCAGAGGGGGGTGCTGTCCCGCCGGCCTTGCCAATTGGCCTATTTCGTCTCGCCCAGCCTTTCCGCCTTGTCGAGATTGTCCTTGCCGATGACGCTGGTTGCTAGCGGGCGGCCAGCTTGTCCAACCGTTTGCAATACAGCCGCACGCCGACGGGGACGATCTCATAGCCGGCGTCGTTCAACTGGAGCTTCATCTCCTCGAAATGCCGCTTTGAGCCGCTGACGATCGATTCAGGCGTGTAGTCCCAGCCGTTGCGGGCGGCATTGGCCAGGATGTCGGCATAGACGCGCATGCTCGTGATTTTCACATCCGATTCCAGCACCTGCCTGCATCCTCTTGCGAACGACGGCGACTGGGCGGCGGAAAGACTCAACATCGTGCATGCAAGCATGATCGAAACAGGACGCATGGTTACCTCCCCCGGATTGCAGCTTGTTGCGGCCAACGACCTTGCCATTTGTGCGCCTGCGGCGGGATCGCGCAGATGCAGTATTCGTCCTCCTGCATTTGTAGTATTCTGTCTTGGGACGGGTTCCACCATGACGGTCAACGACGCTTCGAAAGCGCAGGCGCTCGATGCCTTGTCGGCTCGCGAGCGCGCGGTTGCGGAAAAATTCGCAACCGGCATGACCTATCGCGAAATCGGCAATGCACTTTTCATTGCCCCGACCACTGTTCGCACCCATCTTGCGGCCATCTACGAAAAACTTGGCGTGCGTACCAAGATCGGGCTCGCGACGTATTTTGCCGGCGGTGCCGGTGCTCGGCCGGATGGGTCTTTGTCCGGCGCCCTGCCGGTGCTCGCCATATTTCCGATCGAATGCCTGAATTCGGAAGAGCGTTGGCACCGTTTTGCCGACGGCCTGTCGTCGGACATCACCATCGACCTTGCGCGATACGCGGGCTTGCATGTCATTGCCTTCCACACGATGAAATCACTGGGCAGCAAGCCGGCCGATTTCGCGGCGGATGGCAAGGCGCTCGGCGTCACCTATTTCGTATCGGGCCAGTTGCGTGCGGACGACCA is part of the Mesorhizobium sp. L-2-11 genome and harbors:
- a CDS encoding DUF982 domain-containing protein, which encodes MKDVPFSEPITLRLQSVGERKVTSSWEAIECMQQWPDRARGRSWRAAYRACRDALDGWRTAREARTAFVKAARTAGLLVTGRKST
- a CDS encoding usg protein, giving the protein MVSNEFQLQMQGFGLTTAEIHYRLPDYRDLLQLFIWQKYDIAPDFPTLKHFLDFWEREIEGPLHSVRVAHHRLIQPSEWRAVDGVITLQ
- a CDS encoding co-chaperone GroES; this encodes MAFRPLHDRILVRRIEVDEKTAGGIIIPDTAKEKPQEGEVIAAGPGARDDSGQLQPLDVKVGDRILFGKWSGTEIKLNGEDLLIMKESDVLGVIELSDKMQKAA
- the groL gene encoding chaperonin GroEL (60 kDa chaperone family; promotes refolding of misfolded polypeptides especially under stressful conditions; forms two stacked rings of heptamers to form a barrel-shaped 14mer; ends can be capped by GroES; misfolded proteins enter the barrel where they are refolded when GroES binds), which translates into the protein MAAKDVKFHTEAREKMLRGVNILADAVKVTLGPKGRNVVLDKSFGAPRITKDGVTVAKEIELEDKFENMGAQMVREVASKTSDVAGDGTTTATVLAQSIVQEGAKAVAAGMNPMDLKRGIDKAVDAIVGELKANARKVTRNDEIAQVGAISANGDAEIGRFLAEAMEKVGNEGVITVEEAKTAETELEVVEGMQFDRGYLSPYFITNQDKMRVELEVPYLLIHEKKLSNLQAMLPVLEAAVQSGKPLLIIAEDVEGEALATLVVNKLRGGLKVAAVKAPGFGDRRKAMLEDIAILTGGTAISEDLGIKLENVTLEMLGRAKKVVIEKENTTIVDGAGRKDEIQGRITQIKAQIEETTSDYDREKLQERLAKLAGGVAVIRVGGSTEVEVKERKDRVDDAMHATRAAVEEGILPGGGVALLRAAKALDNVAVDNPDQKTGVEIVRRAIEQPVRQIAENAGAEGSIIVGKLREKTEFGYGWNAQTNEFGDLFAQGVIDPAKVVRAALQDAASVAGLLVTTEAMVAEKPKKEAAAPAMPGGGGMDF
- a CDS encoding DUF982 domain-containing protein translates to MDRSSFEKPVTILTGLGTPTRIESAAEAYALLADWPRASRTAAHDIAAKACRAAMDGEIDAETARATFVAFARRNDLLAPQTSSTVAGGPVADWARSQRLNAPA
- a CDS encoding ABC transporter permease is translated as MTSTTEQGQRGGINVARLLMSFGPLMFLALLIVVFTVLKPSFIDPINIFNIMRQISITGLIALGMTFVILTAGIDLSVGSLLAFCGMVAAVVAKGGTANTLSLSTSGAQGHGWFAALLAAVVVGALAGGVQGFAITRLKVPPFVVTLGGLTVFRGLTLTISNGGPISGFDASMRWFGTGLIGPVPVPAIIFAIAAILCHIVLRYTRYGRAVYAVGGNAEAARLSGLRVDRILISVYVIVGFFAGLAAFVLSARLNSSEAVAGIGYELTVISAVVIGGTSLFGGIGSVGGTVVGAALIGVLQNGLQFNNVSSYTQSIVIGLILILAVAFDRWLKSRVRR
- a CDS encoding sugar ABC transporter ATP-binding protein, giving the protein MSGRTEGGAVPPAIAIQEQFLSVAEAATSSPALLAVEGVTKRFAGVTALSDVSLEVRPGEILGLLGENGAGKSTLLKILSGVMPPSSGRVVFDGVEFNPHNPQDAKRLGIVTIYQELSLIPTLTVAENIFIGRAPLGRFGLVSWRKMEVDSRAIIARVGLDLDPATPVSALSVAEQQLVEIARALSLKSRLIIMDEPTSALTETEVQKLMSIMGRLRKDGVAIMFVTHRLEEASAICDRMTVLRDGRLAGHLDRDGGPIKLPKIIEKMVGRAASELYARPTLRDVAGDVRLSVRGLRTVRDPQAPHAIVLEGVDLDLKAGEILGVAGLVGSGRTELARAIFGADRIAAGTITLDGKTIAPETPADAIALGIGLVPEDRKHQAIFAALGILTNFSVAALRRYSNALGFMAERRERQALAGYRKTLSIRMASPEQPIEGLSGGNQQKVILARWLARDPKVLIVDEPTRGVDVGAKAEVHQILVQLAARGIAIMMISSELPEVLAVSDRIVTMRRGRITGEMPGIEATEEKLMELMALDQTQEATQ
- a CDS encoding substrate-binding domain-containing protein yields the protein MNRREFLLSSVATGTLALAAPQLALAQDKLTILGSVPSLGFPFFVHMLNQIKAEAQAQGVNLVESDGQNSAPKQTADIEAALVQKVNAIVISPLDVNALAPAIEQAIQAGVPVVTIDRRVDGVEGILAHVGADNVKGGEAEAQAMVAAFPNGAKIFHLQGQPGAGPAIDRNKGVHNVLDPLKDKYQIVFEQTANFARAEALSVTEAGLAANGKPDAIICANDDMALGAVEACAARNFTDVKIYGFDALPEALVAVRDGKLAGTVEQFPGEQSRTAVQIAVAYARDKTEPKEKLVLLTPIVIGKDNLDKAERLGETK